A DNA window from Kitasatospora atroaurantiaca contains the following coding sequences:
- a CDS encoding enoyl-CoA hydratase-related protein, whose protein sequence is MSDSVLYELDGGLAVITINRPDAMNALDTATKAALRDTVIAAAEDTAVRAVLLTGAGEKAFCVGQDLKEHLGLLQRAEETGEGALKTVAEHYNPLVRALAGMRKPTVAAVGGVAAGAGASLAFACDFRIVADTAGFNTSFAGVALTADSGASWTLPRLVGHARATELLMLPRTVKAPEALTLGLATQVVPAAELAATARAFAKQLAEGPTVAFGAIKESLAYGASHSLSELLDKEDELQTLAGASEDHRIAVRAFIAKEKPAYVGR, encoded by the coding sequence ATGTCAGATTCCGTGCTGTACGAGCTGGACGGCGGCCTCGCCGTCATCACCATCAACCGGCCCGACGCGATGAACGCCCTGGACACCGCCACCAAGGCGGCCCTGCGCGACACCGTGATCGCGGCGGCGGAGGACACCGCCGTCCGGGCGGTGCTGCTCACCGGCGCCGGGGAGAAGGCGTTCTGTGTCGGCCAGGACCTGAAGGAGCACCTGGGCCTGCTGCAGCGCGCCGAGGAGACCGGTGAGGGGGCGCTGAAGACCGTCGCCGAGCACTACAACCCGCTGGTGCGGGCGCTCGCCGGGATGCGCAAGCCGACCGTCGCCGCGGTCGGCGGAGTCGCTGCGGGCGCGGGCGCGTCGCTGGCCTTCGCCTGCGACTTCCGGATCGTCGCCGACACGGCCGGCTTCAACACCTCTTTCGCCGGGGTCGCACTCACCGCCGACTCGGGCGCGTCGTGGACGCTGCCCCGGCTGGTCGGACACGCCAGGGCGACGGAGCTGCTGATGCTCCCCCGTACCGTCAAGGCGCCCGAGGCACTCACCCTGGGCCTGGCCACCCAGGTCGTCCCGGCCGCCGAACTGGCCGCCACCGCCCGCGCGTTCGCCAAGCAGCTGGCCGAGGGCCCGACGGTCGCGTTCGGCGCCATCAAGGAGTCGCTGGCGTACGGCGCCTCGCACTCGCTGAGCGAGCTGCTCGACAAGGAGGACGAGCTGCAGACCCTCGCCGGGGCGAGCGAGGACCACAGGATCGCGGTCCGCGCCTTCATCGCCAAGGAGAAGCCGGCCTACGTGGGCCGCTGA
- a CDS encoding Mrp/NBP35 family ATP-binding protein — MANETEVAVGVTEESVRKALATVNDPEINRPITEIGMVKSVEIAEDGAVRVAVYLTVSGCPMRETITSRVTEAVAKVPGVTGVEVELDVMSDEQRKELSQLLRGGAPEREIPFAKPGTLTRVYAVASGKGGVGKSSVTVNLAAAMAADGLKVAVVDADIYGHSVPRMLGVEGRPTQVQDMIMPPSANGVKVISIGMFTPGNAPVVWRGPMLHRALQQFLADVYWGDLDVLLLDLPPGTGDIAISVAQLVPNAEILIVTTPQMAAAEVAERAGTIALQTHQKIVGVIENMSGMPCPHCDELIDVFGTGGGQTVADALTRSVGATVPVLGSIPIDVRLREGGDDGRPVVLTDPESPAGSALRTIAGKLGGRQRGLSGLSLGLTPKNKF; from the coding sequence ATGGCCAACGAGACAGAGGTTGCGGTCGGCGTGACGGAGGAGTCCGTACGCAAGGCGCTGGCGACCGTCAACGACCCGGAGATCAACCGTCCGATCACCGAGATCGGCATGGTGAAATCGGTCGAGATCGCCGAGGACGGCGCGGTACGCGTCGCGGTCTACCTGACCGTCTCCGGCTGTCCGATGCGCGAGACCATCACCAGCCGGGTAACCGAGGCGGTCGCCAAGGTCCCCGGTGTGACCGGCGTCGAGGTCGAGCTCGACGTGATGAGCGACGAGCAGCGCAAGGAGCTCTCGCAGCTGCTGCGCGGCGGCGCGCCCGAGCGGGAGATCCCGTTCGCCAAGCCCGGCACGCTGACCCGGGTGTACGCGGTCGCCTCCGGCAAGGGCGGCGTCGGCAAGTCCTCCGTGACGGTGAACCTGGCCGCCGCGATGGCCGCCGACGGCCTGAAGGTCGCGGTGGTGGACGCCGACATCTACGGCCACAGCGTGCCGCGGATGCTGGGCGTCGAGGGCCGTCCGACCCAGGTCCAGGACATGATCATGCCGCCGTCCGCGAACGGCGTGAAGGTGATCTCCATCGGCATGTTCACCCCGGGCAACGCCCCCGTGGTGTGGCGCGGGCCCATGCTTCACCGCGCGCTGCAGCAGTTCCTGGCCGACGTCTACTGGGGCGACCTGGACGTGCTGCTGCTCGACCTGCCGCCCGGCACCGGCGACATCGCGATCTCGGTGGCCCAACTGGTGCCGAACGCGGAGATCCTGATCGTCACCACCCCGCAGATGGCCGCCGCCGAGGTGGCCGAGCGCGCGGGCACCATCGCGCTGCAGACCCACCAGAAGATCGTCGGCGTGATCGAGAACATGTCCGGCATGCCGTGCCCGCACTGCGACGAGCTGATCGACGTCTTCGGCACCGGTGGCGGCCAGACCGTCGCCGACGCGCTCACCCGCTCGGTCGGCGCGACCGTGCCGGTGCTCGGCAGCATCCCGATCGACGTCCGCCTCCGCGAGGGCGGCGACGACGGCCGGCCGGTCGTCCTCACCGACCCCGAGTCCCCGGCGGGTTCCGCCCTGCGGACCATCGCCGGCAAGCTCGGCGGCCGCCAGCGCGGCCTCTCGGGGCTCTCCTTGGGCCTCACGCCCAAGAACAAGTTCTGA
- a CDS encoding sec-independent translocase: MFTDIGPLEVVTLVIMAIVIFGPDKLPKLIQDVMGFVRKVRTFADSAKQDIRSELGPEFKDFEFEDLHPKTFVRKQLLGGDEDPLGFKEIRDGLDIKAALNDDPVPAAPTSLTKTAPAPATGGGAPLSAGERPPFDPDAT; encoded by the coding sequence GTGTTCACAGACATAGGCCCACTCGAGGTCGTGACGCTGGTCATCATGGCCATTGTGATCTTCGGGCCGGACAAGCTCCCCAAGCTCATCCAGGACGTGATGGGCTTCGTCCGCAAGGTCAGGACCTTCGCGGACAGCGCCAAGCAGGACATCCGCAGCGAGCTCGGCCCGGAGTTCAAGGACTTCGAGTTCGAGGACCTGCACCCGAAGACCTTCGTCCGCAAGCAGCTGCTCGGCGGCGACGAGGACCCGCTCGGCTTCAAGGAGATCAGGGACGGCCTGGACATCAAGGCCGCGCTGAACGACGACCCGGTCCCGGCCGCGCCCACCAGCCTGACCAAGACCGCTCCCGCGCCCGCCACGGGCGGCGGCGCGCCGTTGAGCGCGGGCGAGCGACCCCCGTTCGACCCCGACGCGACCTGA
- the folP gene encoding dihydropteroate synthase, with product MAIVNRTPDSFFDRGATFADEAAFAAADRAVAEGAAILDIGGVKAGPGEEVTAEEELRRTVPFVAELRKRHPEAVISVDTWRHEVGEAVCEVGADLLNDAWGGVDPKLAEVAARYDVGLVCTHAGGAEPRTRPHRVGYQDVMADILRVTVGLAERAAGLGVRRDALIIDPGHDFGKNTRHSLEATRRLPEMTATGFPVLVSLSNKDFVGETLDKPVDERLLGTLATTAVSAWLGAQVYRVHQVAETRQVLDMVASIRGIRPPAVARRGLA from the coding sequence ATGGCCATCGTCAACCGCACCCCCGACTCCTTCTTCGACCGGGGCGCCACCTTCGCCGACGAGGCCGCCTTCGCCGCCGCCGACCGCGCGGTGGCCGAGGGAGCCGCGATCCTGGACATCGGCGGGGTCAAGGCGGGCCCGGGCGAGGAGGTCACGGCCGAGGAGGAGCTGCGGCGTACCGTGCCCTTCGTGGCCGAGCTGCGCAAGCGCCACCCCGAAGCCGTGATCAGCGTGGACACCTGGCGCCACGAGGTCGGCGAGGCGGTCTGCGAGGTCGGCGCCGACCTGCTCAACGACGCCTGGGGCGGGGTGGACCCGAAGCTCGCCGAGGTCGCCGCCCGGTACGACGTCGGGCTGGTCTGCACCCACGCGGGCGGCGCCGAGCCGCGCACCCGGCCGCACCGGGTCGGCTACCAGGACGTGATGGCCGACATCCTGCGGGTCACGGTCGGCCTCGCCGAGCGGGCCGCCGGGCTCGGCGTCCGCCGGGACGCCCTGATCATCGACCCGGGCCATGACTTCGGCAAGAACACCCGGCACTCGCTGGAGGCCACCCGCAGGCTGCCCGAGATGACGGCTACGGGCTTCCCGGTGCTGGTCTCGCTCTCCAACAAGGACTTCGTCGGCGAGACGCTCGACAAGCCGGTGGACGAGCGGCTGCTCGGCACCCTGGCGACCACCGCCGTCTCCGCCTGGCTGGGCGCCCAGGTCTACCGGGTGCACCAGGTGGCGGAGACGCGGCAGGTGCTGGACATGGTCGCCTCGATCCGGGGCATCCGCCCCCCGGCGGTCGCCCGCCGAGGCCTGGCCTAG
- a CDS encoding TIGR00730 family Rossman fold protein, with protein sequence MTGTGDEKHYGHGPEQVDAPARKRAWPEKRKGPVLLRRDQVESSTTDQRLLDTTGPTDWLHTDPWRVWRITSEFVEGFGALAELPAAISVFGSARTPVDSDEYKAGVAIGRALAEAGYAVITGGGPGAMEAANRGASDAGGLSVGLGIELPFEQGLNEFVDLGLNFRYFFVRKTMFVKYAQGFVVLPGGLGTLDELFEALTLVQTKKVTRFPVILFGSAYWGGLVEWLKNTLVAEGKASPPDLELFHVTDEIEEVLKILEESRRPNGEI encoded by the coding sequence ATGACAGGCACTGGAGACGAAAAGCACTACGGGCACGGTCCCGAGCAGGTCGACGCGCCCGCACGGAAGAGGGCCTGGCCGGAGAAGCGCAAGGGCCCGGTGCTGCTGCGCCGGGATCAGGTGGAGTCGAGCACCACCGACCAGCGGCTGCTGGACACCACCGGCCCGACCGACTGGCTGCACACCGACCCGTGGCGGGTCTGGCGGATCACCTCGGAGTTCGTCGAGGGCTTCGGCGCGCTGGCCGAGCTCCCCGCTGCGATCAGCGTCTTCGGCTCCGCCAGGACTCCCGTCGACTCGGACGAGTACAAGGCGGGCGTGGCGATCGGCCGGGCACTCGCCGAGGCCGGGTACGCGGTCATCACCGGTGGCGGGCCCGGTGCGATGGAGGCGGCCAACCGGGGCGCCTCGGACGCGGGGGGCCTCTCGGTCGGTCTCGGCATCGAGCTGCCCTTCGAGCAGGGGCTCAACGAGTTCGTCGACCTCGGGCTGAACTTCCGTTACTTCTTCGTCCGCAAGACGATGTTCGTGAAGTACGCCCAGGGGTTCGTGGTGCTGCCGGGCGGGCTCGGCACGCTGGACGAGCTCTTCGAGGCGCTGACGCTGGTTCAGACCAAGAAGGTGACCCGGTTCCCGGTGATCCTCTTCGGCAGCGCCTACTGGGGCGGCCTGGTCGAGTGGCTGAAGAACACCCTCGTCGCCGAGGGCAAGGCCTCCCCGCCGGACCTGGAGCTCTTCCACGTCACGGACGAGATCGAAGAGGTGCTCAAGATCCTCGAGGAGAGCCGCCGCCCCAACGGCGAGATCTGA
- a CDS encoding zf-HC2 domain-containing protein: protein MSGANLSGSGRPSGSGRPAGASRLESAGKARRGPGWAQLGRRGEPAEAAPQGDAELRAVAVRGTEPPAEEHHLGDRLSAFVDGELGHDSRDRVQSHLATCPECLAEADEGRAVKHLLTHTGTPAPSSTLMARLLAVAALPDDEEQSGGPGGGATAVAGTIGGSRLTGGSFGRGAGASFGGGALGADTPLPGVDPRAGRPDTGFLSSRRTTAPRSLMPRPLAALTEAPAVRPAAPRGRRFVFAAAGAFSVAAVTLGGVGGVSSVTGEDQHGTAVTPVRGPGGNAVVPMTAQLPVDFPVYPVRASHGAGTVPETTYSPTALQHQLR, encoded by the coding sequence GTGAGCGGCGCCAACCTTTCGGGATCGGGCCGGCCATCGGGCTCGGGCCGTCCGGCGGGAGCAAGCAGGCTGGAGTCCGCGGGGAAAGCCCGTCGCGGGCCCGGCTGGGCACAGCTCGGCCGCCGGGGTGAGCCCGCCGAGGCCGCGCCGCAGGGCGACGCCGAGCTGCGGGCCGTCGCCGTACGCGGCACCGAGCCGCCCGCCGAGGAGCACCACCTGGGAGACCGGCTCTCCGCCTTCGTCGACGGCGAACTCGGCCACGACTCGCGTGATCGCGTCCAGTCCCATCTGGCGACCTGCCCGGAGTGCCTCGCCGAGGCCGACGAGGGCCGTGCGGTCAAGCACCTGCTGACCCACACCGGCACCCCCGCGCCCTCCTCCACCCTGATGGCCAGGCTGCTCGCCGTCGCCGCACTGCCGGACGACGAGGAGCAGAGCGGCGGCCCGGGCGGCGGAGCCACGGCGGTGGCCGGCACCATCGGCGGCAGCCGGCTGACCGGCGGCTCCTTCGGCCGCGGGGCCGGGGCCTCGTTCGGTGGCGGGGCGCTCGGCGCCGACACGCCGCTGCCCGGGGTCGACCCGCGGGCCGGGCGGCCGGACACGGGCTTCCTCTCCAGTCGGCGCACCACGGCCCCCCGCAGCCTGATGCCCCGCCCGCTCGCGGCCCTCACGGAGGCTCCGGCGGTCCGCCCGGCCGCGCCGCGCGGCCGGCGCTTCGTGTTCGCCGCGGCCGGTGCCTTCTCGGTGGCCGCCGTCACCCTCGGCGGCGTCGGCGGCGTCTCCTCGGTGACGGGTGAGGACCAGCACGGCACCGCGGTCACCCCGGTCCGGGGCCCTGGCGGCAATGCGGTGGTGCCGATGACGGCCCAGCTGCCGGTGGACTTCCCGGTCTACCCCGTCCGGGCCTCACACGGCGCGGGCACGGTCCCGGAGACGACGTACAGCCCGACGGCTCTGCAGCACCAGCTCCGCTGA
- a CDS encoding DNA-3-methyladenine glycosylase I, giving the protein MTGPVLGPDGLRRCAWGESTDDYRVYHDTEWGRPVHGDDALFERISLEAFQSGLSWITILRRREGFRAAFAGFEIAKVAAYGPAEAERLLLDTGIIRNRAKIEATIANARAALELTGGLDALVWRFAGDPDRPAPRTLEEVPAVTPESTALAKELKKQGFRFVGPTTAYALMQACGLVNDHLAECHVRGQRPT; this is encoded by the coding sequence GTGACCGGTCCGGTTCTCGGCCCGGACGGCCTGCGCCGCTGCGCGTGGGGCGAGTCGACGGACGACTACCGCGTCTACCACGACACCGAGTGGGGCCGGCCCGTGCACGGCGACGACGCCCTGTTCGAGCGGATCTCCCTGGAGGCGTTCCAGTCCGGCCTGTCCTGGATCACCATCCTGCGCAGGCGGGAGGGCTTCCGGGCGGCCTTCGCGGGCTTCGAGATCGCGAAGGTGGCCGCGTACGGGCCCGCGGAGGCCGAGCGGCTGCTGCTGGACACCGGCATCATCCGCAACCGCGCCAAGATCGAGGCGACCATCGCCAACGCCCGCGCGGCGCTCGAGCTGACCGGCGGTCTGGACGCGCTGGTCTGGCGCTTCGCGGGCGATCCGGACCGGCCGGCACCCCGCACGCTGGAGGAGGTACCGGCCGTCACGCCCGAGTCGACGGCGCTGGCCAAGGAGCTCAAGAAGCAGGGCTTCCGCTTCGTCGGCCCCACTACGGCGTACGCGCTGATGCAGGCCTGCGGCCTGGTCAACGATCACCTGGCGGAGTGCCACGTGCGGGGTCAGCGGCCCACGTAG
- the dapE gene encoding succinyl-diaminopimelate desuccinylase — protein MNNPDTPLDLTLDGGALTARLVDFPSVSGDEQALADAVETALRAYPHLTVDRYGNNVVARTELGRAERVLIAGHLDTVPIADNLPSYVEGDLLYGCGTSDMKSGVAVQLRLAATLPEPNRDLTFVFYDCEEIEASRNGLGHLAAQHPEWLAADFAVLMEPSGAMVEGGCQGTLRVQVTLTGTRAHSARSWLGDNAIHHAAEVLGRLAAYEPRRVEIDGLEYREGLNAVRIDGGVAGNVIPDECVVTVNFRYAPDRSEAEAAAHVREVFAGYDVVVTDSAPGALPGLGQPAAQAFLAATGGQARAKFGWTDVARFSALGVPAVNYGPGDPNLAHKREEHCSLSAIAEVEERMRAWLTGA, from the coding sequence ATGAACAACCCCGACACGCCTCTCGACCTGACCCTCGACGGCGGCGCGCTGACCGCCCGGCTAGTCGACTTCCCCTCCGTCAGCGGCGACGAGCAGGCGCTCGCCGACGCCGTCGAGACCGCGCTGCGGGCGTACCCCCACCTCACCGTCGACCGGTACGGCAACAACGTCGTCGCCCGCACCGAGCTCGGCCGGGCGGAGCGGGTGCTGATCGCCGGCCACCTGGACACCGTGCCGATCGCCGACAACCTGCCCTCGTACGTCGAAGGCGACCTGCTCTACGGCTGCGGCACCTCCGACATGAAGTCCGGCGTCGCCGTGCAGCTGCGCCTCGCCGCGACACTGCCCGAGCCCAACCGCGACCTCACCTTCGTCTTCTACGACTGCGAGGAGATCGAGGCCTCCCGCAACGGCCTCGGACACCTCGCCGCCCAGCACCCGGAGTGGCTGGCCGCCGACTTCGCCGTCCTGATGGAGCCCAGCGGCGCCATGGTCGAGGGCGGCTGCCAGGGCACCCTGCGGGTGCAGGTCACGCTCACCGGCACCCGGGCGCACTCCGCCCGCAGCTGGCTCGGCGACAACGCCATCCACCACGCCGCCGAGGTGCTCGGCCGGCTCGCCGCGTACGAGCCGCGACGGGTGGAGATCGACGGCCTGGAGTACCGCGAGGGCCTCAACGCGGTGCGCATCGACGGCGGGGTGGCCGGCAACGTCATCCCGGACGAGTGCGTGGTGACCGTCAACTTCCGCTACGCGCCGGACCGCAGCGAGGCCGAGGCCGCAGCGCATGTGCGCGAGGTCTTCGCCGGGTACGACGTCGTGGTCACCGACTCCGCCCCGGGTGCCCTGCCCGGTCTGGGCCAGCCCGCCGCACAGGCCTTCCTGGCCGCCACCGGCGGCCAGGCCCGTGCCAAGTTCGGCTGGACGGACGTCGCCCGGTTCAGCGCCCTCGGCGTGCCCGCGGTCAACTACGGACCGGGGGATCCGAACCTGGCCCACAAGCGCGAGGAGCACTGCTCGCTGAGTGCGATCGCCGAGGTCGAGGAGCGGATGCGGGCCTGGCTGACCGGCGCCTGA
- a CDS encoding DUF3117 domain-containing protein produces the protein MAAMKPRTGDGPLEVTKEGRGIIMRVPLEGGGRLVVELTPDEANALGEALKQACG, from the coding sequence ATGGCGGCCATGAAGCCGCGGACGGGTGACGGCCCGCTCGAGGTCACCAAAGAGGGGCGGGGCATCATCATGCGAGTTCCGCTCGAGGGCGGCGGGCGCCTCGTGGTGGAGCTCACGCCCGATGAGGCCAACGCCCTGGGCGAGGCCCTGAAGCAGGCCTGCGGCTGA
- a CDS encoding DivIVA domain-containing protein — MFWVIVAAMAVVVGGAALVALGGGGVLPEAVHDRIAARLPQDRPLSRHDVDEIRLPMAVRGYRMDEVDDVLDRLGAELAYRDSKIAELEAAAAVRGAVEATPGEVKGEEPLPGLEDFAKVVSVEKKPANGSAAEK, encoded by the coding sequence GTGTTCTGGGTGATCGTGGCGGCGATGGCCGTGGTGGTCGGCGGCGCCGCGCTGGTGGCACTGGGTGGAGGCGGTGTACTGCCCGAGGCGGTGCACGACCGGATCGCGGCCCGGCTCCCGCAGGACCGCCCGCTGAGCAGGCACGACGTGGACGAGATCCGGCTGCCGATGGCCGTGCGCGGCTACCGGATGGACGAGGTGGACGACGTCCTGGACCGCCTCGGTGCCGAACTGGCGTACCGCGACTCGAAGATCGCCGAGCTGGAGGCCGCGGCGGCCGTCCGCGGCGCGGTGGAGGCGACCCCGGGCGAGGTGAAGGGCGAGGAGCCGCTGCCGGGCCTGGAGGACTTCGCCAAGGTCGTCAGCGTGGAGAAGAAGCCCGCGAACGGGTCGGCGGCGGAGAAGTGA
- a CDS encoding DUF1003 domain-containing protein: MQRTESASSGPTRSRLDQPRTARPGFITLPTYDPEAFGKLSEKIARFLGTGRFIVWMTVVVIVWVGWNTLLPSDWRFDNYPFIFLTLMLSLQASYAAPLILLAQNRQDDRDRVNMEQDRARSDRNIADTEYLTREVAALRQGLGEVATRDFIRSELQALLKDLDGHRETSDLL, encoded by the coding sequence ATGCAGCGCACCGAGAGCGCGAGCAGCGGCCCCACCCGGTCCCGGCTGGACCAGCCCCGCACCGCCAGGCCCGGGTTCATCACCCTGCCCACGTACGACCCCGAGGCCTTCGGCAAGCTGTCCGAGAAGATCGCGCGCTTCCTCGGCACCGGGCGGTTCATCGTCTGGATGACGGTGGTGGTGATCGTCTGGGTGGGCTGGAACACCCTGCTGCCGTCCGACTGGCGGTTCGACAACTACCCCTTCATCTTCCTGACCCTGATGCTCTCGCTGCAGGCCTCGTACGCCGCGCCGCTGATCCTGCTCGCGCAGAACCGCCAGGACGACCGGGACCGGGTCAACATGGAGCAGGACCGGGCCCGCAGCGACCGCAACATCGCCGACACCGAGTACCTGACCCGCGAGGTGGCCGCCCTGCGGCAGGGCCTGGGCGAGGTCGCCACCCGTGACTTCATCCGCTCCGAACTGCAGGCCCTGCTCAAGGACCTGGACGGCCATCGGGAGACCTCCGACCTGCTGTGA
- a CDS encoding O-methyltransferase, which translates to MRPTAGAPKEAAITEFGPARAALADTYVGEDAVLTYARAQSARTGIRAIGPSGGACLRLLAAALDAKAVAEIGTGTGVSGVYLLRGMRPDGVLTTVDAEPVHQQFAREAYHAAGFASNRARFIPGQALDVLPRLADGQYDLVFCDGDPAESQQYLAESLRLLRPGGMVCFEGVFQEGRLAEPEHRDPQTHAVRELVRDVRESDLLLPALIPVSDGLLCAVKR; encoded by the coding sequence ATCCGGCCGACAGCCGGCGCTCCGAAAGAGGCAGCCATCACCGAGTTCGGGCCCGCGCGTGCGGCCCTCGCCGACACCTACGTCGGCGAGGACGCGGTGCTGACCTACGCCCGGGCCCAGTCCGCGCGGACGGGCATCCGGGCGATCGGGCCGAGCGGCGGGGCCTGCCTGCGGCTGCTGGCGGCGGCGCTGGACGCCAAGGCGGTGGCCGAGATCGGTACCGGGACGGGTGTCTCCGGCGTCTACCTGCTGCGCGGGATGCGCCCGGACGGCGTACTGACCACCGTGGACGCCGAGCCGGTGCACCAGCAGTTCGCCCGCGAGGCGTACCACGCGGCCGGCTTCGCCTCGAACCGCGCACGCTTCATTCCCGGCCAGGCGCTGGACGTGCTGCCTCGGCTCGCCGACGGCCAGTACGACCTGGTCTTCTGCGACGGTGACCCGGCCGAGTCGCAGCAGTACCTTGCAGAATCGTTGCGCCTGCTGCGGCCCGGCGGGATGGTCTGCTTCGAGGGCGTGTTCCAGGAGGGCCGGCTCGCCGAGCCCGAGCACCGGGATCCGCAGACCCACGCCGTACGGGAGCTGGTCCGGGACGTACGGGAGAGCGACCTGCTGCTGCCCGCGCTGATTCCGGTCAGCGACGGGCTGCTCTGCGCCGTCAAGCGGTAG
- the sigE gene encoding RNA polymerase sigma factor SigE, with amino-acid sequence MAEAPAALATFAEGPDAQTWTPPSWEEIVEAHSARVYRLAYRLTGNQHDAEDLTQEVFVRVFRSLSTYSPGTFEGWLHRITTNLFLDMVRRRQRIRFDALGEDAAERLPSREPSPAQHFSDTHFDADVQQALDTLAPEFRAAVVLCDIEGLSYEEIAATLGVKLGTVRSRIHRGRSHLRAALKHRAPGSAPGRVRRGGSTEPVAVAAQAAGGGAGPSGGSERGRS; translated from the coding sequence ATGGCCGAGGCCCCCGCCGCGCTCGCGACCTTCGCCGAGGGCCCCGACGCGCAGACCTGGACGCCTCCCTCCTGGGAGGAGATCGTCGAGGCGCACAGCGCCCGTGTCTACCGCCTGGCCTACCGCCTGACGGGAAATCAGCACGACGCCGAGGACCTGACCCAGGAGGTCTTCGTCCGGGTGTTCCGCTCGCTCTCCACCTACAGCCCCGGCACCTTCGAGGGCTGGCTGCACCGGATCACCACCAACCTCTTCCTGGACATGGTCCGCCGCCGCCAGCGGATCCGCTTCGACGCCCTGGGCGAGGACGCCGCCGAGCGCCTGCCCAGCCGTGAGCCGAGTCCCGCCCAGCACTTCAGCGACACCCACTTCGACGCCGACGTCCAGCAGGCGCTGGACACCCTCGCCCCCGAGTTCCGCGCAGCCGTGGTGCTGTGCGACATCGAGGGCCTCTCGTACGAGGAGATCGCCGCCACCCTGGGCGTCAAGCTCGGCACGGTGCGCAGCCGCATCCACCGCGGCCGCTCGCACCTGCGGGCCGCCCTGAAGCACCGTGCCCCCGGCTCCGCCCCCGGGCGGGTCCGCCGTGGTGGCAGCACGGAGCCGGTGGCAGTCGCCGCGCAGGCCGCCGGTGGAGGGGCCGGCCCCTCCGGCGGGAGTGAACGGGGGCGCTCGTGA
- a CDS encoding magnesium transporter MgtE N-terminal domain-containing protein, which translates to MPGPGSRVFISHLAGVAVFDPNGDQVGRVRDVVVSLRIGGRPPRVLGMVVEVVGRRRIFLPMTRVTSLESGQVLTTGVINMRRFEQRPSETLVLAELLDRTVTRVKTGEELTVLDVAMVQTRVREWEISKVFVQIGRVGRLRKAKGETMTLDWSELTGFSLTEEGQGAANLLATFEQLRPADLANVMHHLSAKRRAEVAAALDDDRLADVLEELPEDDQVEIIGKLKEERAADVLEAMDPDDAADLLSDLPEEDAERLLRLMEPDDAASVRRLLSYEEDTAGGLMTTEPLVLEPDATVAEALARVRIADNKPALAAQVYVCRPPNETPTGKYLGTVHFQRLLREPPYTLVGSIVDDDLDPLPPNTPLPLITSYLATYNMVAAPVVDEADHLLGAVTVDDVLDHLLPEDWREAALHGVDTQESETARGR; encoded by the coding sequence ATGCCAGGGCCAGGCAGCCGGGTCTTCATCTCGCACCTCGCGGGCGTCGCCGTCTTCGACCCCAACGGCGACCAGGTCGGGCGGGTGCGCGATGTGGTGGTCTCGCTGCGGATCGGCGGCCGCCCGCCGCGCGTACTCGGCATGGTGGTCGAGGTGGTCGGCCGGCGCCGGATCTTCCTTCCGATGACCAGGGTGACCAGCCTGGAATCCGGCCAGGTGCTCACCACCGGCGTGATCAACATGCGGCGCTTCGAGCAGCGCCCGTCCGAGACGCTGGTCCTCGCCGAGCTGCTGGACCGCACCGTCACCCGGGTGAAGACCGGCGAGGAGCTCACCGTCCTGGACGTCGCCATGGTGCAGACCCGGGTCCGCGAGTGGGAGATCAGCAAGGTCTTCGTCCAGATCGGCAGGGTCGGCCGGCTGCGCAAGGCCAAGGGCGAGACGATGACGCTCGACTGGTCGGAGCTCACCGGTTTCTCCCTCACCGAGGAGGGCCAGGGCGCGGCCAACCTGCTGGCCACGTTCGAGCAGCTGCGTCCGGCCGACCTGGCCAACGTGATGCACCACCTCTCCGCCAAGCGCCGCGCCGAGGTGGCCGCCGCGCTGGACGACGACCGGCTCGCCGACGTCCTGGAGGAGCTGCCCGAGGACGACCAGGTGGAGATCATCGGCAAGCTGAAGGAGGAGCGCGCGGCCGACGTCCTGGAGGCGATGGACCCGGACGACGCCGCCGACCTGCTCTCCGACCTCCCCGAGGAGGACGCCGAGCGGCTGCTGCGCCTGATGGAGCCCGACGACGCCGCCTCGGTGCGCCGGCTGCTCTCCTACGAGGAGGACACCGCCGGCGGTCTGATGACCACCGAGCCGCTCGTCCTGGAGCCGGACGCGACGGTGGCCGAGGCCCTGGCCCGGGTCCGGATCGCCGACAACAAGCCGGCGCTCGCCGCCCAGGTGTACGTCTGCCGGCCGCCGAACGAGACGCCGACCGGCAAGTACCTGGGCACCGTCCACTTCCAGCGGCTGCTGCGCGAACCCCCGTACACGCTGGTCGGCTCTATCGTGGACGACGACCTCGACCCGCTGCCGCCGAACACCCCGCTGCCGCTGATCACCAGCTACCTGGCGACGTACAACATGGTCGCCGCCCCCGTGGTCGACGAGGCGGATCACCTGCTCGGCGCGGTCACGGTCGACGACGTGCTCGACCACCTGCTGCCGGAGGACTGGCGCGAGGCCGCGCTGCACGGCGTCGACACACAGGAGAGCGAGACGGCCCGTGGACGCTGA